One genomic region from Sciurus carolinensis chromosome 2, mSciCar1.2, whole genome shotgun sequence encodes:
- the Fsd2 gene encoding fibronectin type III and SPRY domain-containing protein 2, producing the protein MEEEAGEEPVLDRTTASKDFHFYHMDLYDSEDRLQIIPEENTSMRREVVQAEMTKDPRGAGERKVQRDLQEDVDDLVHLYGLEDEHELGDEFVEESRMGVSGYLPYGMKRRDPAREQRDWRLGGEVAEAEDLGYGGWGLAGQCQDLREAYRYTHGRASEEYECYVIPEEEDEEEAEDVFCVTCKIPIRAVEKAFDEHKEHEVTPLNKALESAKDEIHKNMYKLEKQIIEMENFASHLEEVFITVEENFGRQEQNFELHYNEILETLAQKYEEKIQTLGQKKKEKLEALYGQLVSCGENLDTCKELMETIEEMCHEEKVDFLKDAVAMADRLGKFLKTKTDVEISAQPDFEDQTLDFSDVEQLMGSINTIPAPSAPVINPQAPNSATGSSVRVCWSLYSDDTVESYQLSYRPVQDSSPGKNQEEFTVTIKETYCSVVNLEPNTQYEFWVIAQNRAGPSPSSEHAVYMTAPSPPIIKSKEIRSCEEAALICWESGNLNPVDSYTVELTQAETPEASGVTESVVGIPTCESLIQLQPKQCYTIYVRALNVGGPSTRSEPATVHTTGSYFHLNKDTCHPWLTISKDGFTVVRSERKILAKEPLPSKTQFTRCVAVMGNLIPVRGHHYWEVEVDECLDYTVGVAFEDVPKQEDLGANCSSWCMRHTFASSRHKYEFLHNRTTPDIRITVSPKKIGILLDYENSKLSFFNVDISQHLYTFNCQLHQFVHPCFSLEKPGCLKIHNGISMPMHVTFY; encoded by the exons ATggaggaggaagctggggaggaACCTGTGCTGGACAGGACTACTGCCTCAAAGGACTTCCACTTTTATCACATGGATCTGTATGACTCTGAAGACAGACTGCAGATCATTCCAGAAGAAAACACCAGCATGAGGAGAGAAGTCGTCCAAGCTGAAATGACTAAGGATCCAAgaggggcaggggaaaggaaggTCCAAAGAGATCTTCAAGAGGATGTGGATGATCTTGTCCATTTATATGGACTTGAAGATGAACATGAGTTAGGGGATGAGTTTGTTGAGGAAAGCAGAATGGGGGTTTCTGGATATCTTCCTTATGGAATGAAGAGGAGAGACCCAGCTAGGGAGCAGAGAGACTGGAGACTTGGAGGAGAGGTAGCTGAGGCTGAGGACCTGGGCTACGGAGGGTGGGGCCTGGCTGGCCAGTGCCAGGACTTGCGGGAAGCCTACAGGTATACCCACGGTCGTGCCAGCGAAGAGTATGAATGCTATGTCATCccggaggaggaagatgaggaagaagcCGAGGATGTTTTTTGTGTCACTTGCAAAATTCCTATCAGAGCTGTTGAGAAAGCTTTTGATGAACACAAGGAGCATGAAGTGACCCCACTCAACAAAGCACTGGAGAGTGCCAAG GATGAAATTCACAAAAACATGTACAAATTGGAAAAGCAGATTATTGAGATGGAAAATTTTGCAAGTCACTTGGAAGAGGTTTTCATCACTGTGGAG GAGAATTTTGGAAGACAAGAACAAAACTTTGAGTTACATTACAATGAGATCCTGGAAACACTTgctcaaaaatatgaagaaaaaatacaaactctagggcagaaaaagaaagagaagctgGAAGCCTTATATGGACAACTGGTCAGCTGTGGAGAGAACCTTGATACCTGTAAAGAACTGATGGAAACAATAGAGGAGATGTGTCATGAAGAGAAGGTTGATTTCTTAAAG gATGCAGTAGCTATGGCTGACAG ACTTGGGAAATTCCTAAAAACCAAAACAGATGTGGAAATCTCTGCACAGCCTGATTTTGAAGACCAGACCTTGGACTTCTCTGATGTGGAGCAGTTGATGGGATCCATTAACACCATTCCAG ctCCTTCTGCTCCAGTGATAAATCCGCAGGCCCCCAACTCAGCTACAGGTTCCTCAGTCCGGGTGTGCTGGAGCTTATACTCTGATGACACTGTGGAGAGTTATCAGCTGTCCTACCGGCCAGTGCAAGACAGCTCACCTGGAAAGAACCAAGAAG agTTTACAGTGACCATCAAAGAAacatattgctcagtggtaaacctTGAACCAAATACTCAGTATGAATTTTGGGTCATTGCTCAGAACAGAGCTGGCCCCAGTCCCTCCAGTGAGCATGCAGTATACATGACAG CTCCATCTCCTCCCATTATAAAAAGCAAAGAGATAAGGAGCTGTGAAGAGGCTGCACTTATTTGCTGGGAGTCTGGGAACCTGAATCCTGTGGATTCATACACAGTGGAACTGACCCAAGCAGAGACACCAGAAGCCTCAGGAGTAACTGA GTCTGTTGTGGGCATCCCAACCTGTGAATCTCTGATACAGCTGCAGCCCAAGCAGTGCTATACGATCTACGTGAGAGCCCTCAATGTGGGGGGCCCCAGCACCAGAAGCGAGCCTGCCACAGTCCACACCACAG GAAGCTACTTTCACCTGAACAAGGACACCTGCCATCCCTGGCTGACCATTTCTAAAGATGGGTTTACAGTGGTTCgaagtgaaagaaaaatcctTGCAAAGGAGCCGCTACCCAGCAAGACCCAGTTTACAAG GTGTGTTGCTGTCATGGGAAATCTAATTCCAGTCCGAGGGCAccactactgggaggtggaggtggaTGAGTGTTTGGACTACACGGTTGGTGTGGCCTTTGAAGATGTCCCTAAGCAGGAAGACCTGGGAGCAAACTGCTCCTCCTGGTGCATGAGGCACACATTTGCATCATCAAG GCATAAGTATGAATTTCTGCACAACAGGACAACTCCAGATATAAGAATAACAGTTTCCCCAAAGAAGATTGGCATTCTATTAGACTATGAAAATTCAAAGTTGTCATTTTTCAATGTAGACATTTCTCAACATCTGTACACATTCAATTGTCAGCTTCACCAATTTGTGCATCCctgtttttctttggaaaagCCAGGGTGTCTCAAGATACATAATGGCATTTCAATGCCAATGCATGTCACTTTCTATTAG